One Pomacea canaliculata isolate SZHN2017 linkage group LG1, ASM307304v1, whole genome shotgun sequence genomic window, gatatatatatattattaatagaGCATATTCCCACAGTACCTCGTGTTTCGATTTCATACCAACTTAACAGTGAAGACATGTTACAGCAAAATAGATGACAATGTTGCagtaaagagaaagataaatccCAGAAGATACTGTTGCTCTAACTCAATGCTTATATTTCAAAGTTTGTACAGGCCTTTTGACTATCAgctaaatcattttattatttttggtttgttgccAGTCTATGCATGCTACATACTTTTATGCCAACACTTTAAACCCAAAGTTCAGATATTTCTGCCAGAAATGCTGACgcacaaaaaaaatgtgtgttcacAACGATCTAGAACAAACCTATAGCCAGTATAGGGCACAACTCACATGGAAACCCCTTGCACAACTCTTCAATTGGTgtggacattttcttttcactaatTCTCTCATATTTCTGTCGTTTGGTTGCTGCCTTCAGGCCCTGCCAGGGCAAGCTTCCTCGAAGGAAGTACATGAACACATAGCCGAGTGATTCCATGTCATCTCGCCGACTTTGTTCTGTAATACACATAATAATGCTGATTTATCCGTGTGTTCAGGACCTTGCTCACTTCATAAATTATCATGAGATTATTTTTAGCATACATCATCAGagtttaacatttatattttacaagcATCCAAAAATATTCTCAACAAGCCTCAAACATTGTGCATTACTTGACTAGGTCTCTGGGGTAGTTTTCTGTTCTCTAAGTCAAACTAAAACTATAAAACTAGAAGACAATGCCTACCAATGCCCAGGTGAGTGTTGATGCTGGCGTAACGAGCAGTTCctgtaagatttttgttttctcgatATGGTATGTGCTGATGTGTACGTGCATCTCTGTATTTTTTGGCAAGACCAAAGTCTATGAGATACACcagatttcctttctttcccaGACCCATCAAGAAGTTGTCTGGTTTTACATCCCGATGAATAAAATTCTTTGAGTGAATGTATTCGATTCTGCTTATCTGCAAAACACAAAGATTGCATTTCATGAAATGTAGTTAAACAATATGTCTGGAAATTGCATGCAGAGACCATTAAGCTACATGTACCtatagaaaaataagaaaacgcCACCATATTaatgaaatacaatattttaaacaaattggagataaagaaaacatgttttataactAAAGCAAGCAATTAAAAGAAGCAATAAAATGCTTTCATGATTTAGAAGAATTTAGTTTTAGCCATAAACTGGAATTCAGTGAACAAGATagaactattaaaaaaaatcatatctgATTTTATGACTTATTCTCTTTCAGACTGTAGATATGAAGCACAGGCAAGGCTACCTCAGGGTTTACTATGAACTGGTTACATTGCAGGTttctataaagaaaaatgtcagatcTAGGATGTTTCTAACAAAGGTCTCTGTCTTGGGTACAGTCTACAGCAATGACTAAAAATACCCTCCTAGGATGGTAGGTAAAGAGTGTAGGTAAATCAAAATCTGAGATATGGTTCACAGCTATGCTCCTGCCAACAGATGGCACTTTTTATCCAATTACTTCCCCCAGATGGTACTTTTTATTCAATTACATAAACCAAACCAATTTTACGtatcaaataaaaagatgaaCGCCAAGATTCtctaaaacaactaaaaaacatgaaaagctAAGCTAGGTGTGGAATTCTGCAGGAATAAGATtgcaaatatcaaaatatatttctatctCCCTCACCACAGAGTGGTGCCCATGCACATttcatgacaaagaaaataacagccagcatacaagaaaacaaaaggacaaaaaggCTCCAAGATTCTTAACTGGTTTTGGGGTTTTAGATCacaacttttctttaaagaaatggAAGTAAGAGGGTGCATTACCAGCTGGTCTGCCAGCAGCAATACAGTCTTCAGACTAAACTTTCGTGAGCAGAAGTTGAAAAGGTCTTCCAGGCTTGGGCCAAGCAGTTCCATAACCATAACATTGTAATCGCCCTCTGCTCCACACCACTTGATTGTTGGAATACCCACTAAAGCCAAAAATGAATTACAAATACTCAAAACAGCATTtatactaaaaagaaaactgtatttCAAAATAACACAATATTATCCCACACAACTAATGAAACACCAAATCTTACATAAGGAATCAGCACTTTTAAGCCTCAGACAATAAGACTTTCTGCAATAACTAAGTAGAAAAGTAATCTTTAGAAAGTTCCTCTGGAACTTAATTTTCTGATTATATTCAAAATATGTTGGTTAACTGGTGTTCTAAAATACAACGATAGGCAAATATAAAGCtatttgcttgtgtgtattTCTCAATTTTggtaaataagattttttttactttaaaaaaaaatgaagaacacaGTAAGACACACTAAGCAAAGTTTCTATCTGCAACGGTTTGAGGTTTTTGTGCCATCTAGCATGTACAGAGCTGTGATGACTATGCTAGAAACCACATTTATGGTCAGTTTAAATTACTGGCAGGAAAGATGAACTGAGTCATCAATGACTGATGCTGACCAAAGTCAGCAGCTTTCAGCTGTCTTGTAACAGTGGTAATGCATGGGAAAAAATGATTATAATTCTGGTTTTTGCAACTTTATAAGCCTGTAATGAACTGGGGATGTCCAATGTTTAACTGATTCAGTTACTACTACACTGTTATTATCTGTTTCTATATACAATTTCCAAGATATGTTATTTCtttccataaatattttatttctgccgTGAAAAAAATTGGGATTGTGGAAATGTACTACATTTAAACCTTACCTCCACCCTGCATCATTCTGTATATTTTGCTCTCAATATGGAGCTGTgggtgttttgttttcacacatTCAAGTTTGATAGCAACCTCTTCTCCATTGGAGATATCAGTTCCTGCACAAAACATCCAAgtgatattaattttttttttgtgataacATTGTTAAAGaaagcaggttttttttttttagtggtaATATGAGTACTAATAAACTTAGGTCTTCCCCCATGTGCATGCTTGCATAtgcaggcatgcacacacatatgaaagCTAAAACTGTAAGGATGTTTGCAATTATTATGATGTAGTTTAACTGGGGAAATCAACAGTTTACATCAGCTAATTGAAAGACAACATATGCAAATGCTGAATTattttcagggcttctgcttacgcaaaaaattgcgtacagtacgcattaaaagttcggaggaccccttcaattttcgtcaatggggtccccttcaaatttgggcaaagaacagggaccccttaaaaatctgaaggggtccctgggaccccaaagaatttagccgtagcagaagccctgattttCCCACTGAACTTTCAATCCACACTTGGCTTTTTTGTTTCAGCCTGTTTCAAGATACCTTGTGaagtttttagaaaaataaaacagaaaaaaaattaatgatgcaAGTATGAGAGAGAAACGGAATAGTCTGGATATTTTAAAGATTGCCTCTTGATAGTGggcatgaatgcatgcatggTCAAACTCATCGATAATATAAATTCTCTATCATAGTACATAGCCTTGTAATTTAGGGTGAAAGCCAACCTTACAAACATCTATGTCGAATGTAAATAGTAGTCACGTTGATCACTGAAATGTTAGCACTATTGATAACTGTTTctgctataaaaaaaagtcttatttcttttattatttctactaCACAGACCAATCTGGTAAAACATTAACCAGAAACAAATTATACAACACTTATTCAGTACACACTTGAATCCACATTAATTCTTTTGCATCTCAAGGGTCAAATTTCCAAGAAATTCACAACTATGACAAGGAGTGGGAGGGGCAAGAAACTCTTGACTGATGTTTTACTTACTGACTGGTAAAAACTCATAAAAACTAAGTAAATCAGCTCGGaagtacttttaaaacaatgatGTACACAGtgtgttaaaaatgtaaatgtgtcGATTACGTTGTGTGTTTCGAATGAAGACAATTATTGACGATACTTCTCCAAATGACAGAAATAGTAAAACTGCAAGTGTTCAAGATTCTCTTTTAGTGTCTGTTTGTATGATAGAGGAATGCAGTCGGTAAGTTGACAGCACAGCTGATTCCACATCTCCGTACACACAAAAagagaatttgaaaaaaaaatctgtcatctaacctttctcattttatattttaaaatgcttaccAAGATATATATCTCCAAAGGAACCGCTCCCTATCTTTCTTCCAAGACGATACTTGTTTCCAACCCGTAGCTCCATAGCgctaaaaacaaagacaaatgtgTCCAAATTTAGCACAATGAACAGGCTTCTCGACCGACAAGTTCCTATGActgaacataaacaaaaatatagaaaggaGGGGTTCTGTTAAACACAATCCCCAAAATCGTACCTTTGATGATGTATCGTTAGAAGACAATTCTCATCAATAAGATAAATGATTATATTGCGCAAAAGTGGCGTTCAGCCAATCTCAATTTACGCTTGGACTGACCGATGCCGACGATAACGTTCGGGTTTAGCTTTTCCCTTTGGCAGCCATTATTTACTCAATGGTTGCTCGACACAGACTGCGCAGGCGCTTAGTATTTGCTTCCGGTAAAGAGGCCCGGATATAGAAGGTTAGAGGGTATCGAAGCGATTTTCTTGCCGACAATTCAGACTTATTACATGCAAGGATAACATTATATCGACGGCTAAATAAGCGTGAAGATAATTACCTATATTTACCTATTAATTACCAGATAAGCCTGACGACACCAGTTCAAATCTTCGTAATCTTTTAGCACCGGTTTTCGAACGCGTCTGTAGTTACggttgtgaaagaaaaatgacataCCCAAGTACGCGTTTGTGGAAAGACGCCGTCGCTGGGcaaatttaatgatttaataCTGGTAAAGTATAAAGTAGCTAATAGAGAACAGAATCGCTAAATTTTAAAGTTGTTGGTAGTTTTACAATGATGAAATGGAGTCGGCGATTGCAGGTGTCATCTCAGAAGAGGTGACAATAAAGATGTTACGTCCCAGCCGGGAAAACTAGTGGGGTAGTAGTGGGCCTCACTACACACACAAGTAGGGCCCACTAGTTTTGCAGGGTGGGGTGGCTAGGCTGACACATTGCCAGGCCTTGAATATGGAATACAGTTCGTAGTGGAAGGATGTAAAATGATAGTGCTCTCGCTTTCtcacaaaaaacacatgtatgcacacacacacacatctatctTAACCATGGACAACTAATGACAGTAGCAAGAATGGATCGAATTTCAGCAAGAGGTATTTCAAAAAACGAAAGTCTTCAATGCTTTCTTAAAACCTGGAAGAGGCTGAATGGTGTAAAACGAGAATGGCAGCGCAATAGGTGTAGGATAGTGTGGTCTACACAGGAACAAATATCTCAATGGAGAATAGTAGCtgagtcagggcttctgcttacgcaaaaaattgcgtacagtacgcattaaaagttcggaggaccgcttcaattttcgtcaatggggttcCATTCAAAtgtgggcgaagaacagggaccccttaaaaatctgaagaaggggtcgctgggaccccaaagaatttagccttagcagaagccctggctgAGTATAATTACATAAAGAGCCAGGAGAGGAGCCACGGAGGAAGCTATGGCGTATCACAGCCAGCTTGTAGTTGGACTTGAACATATGCAACCAGTGTGCAGAGAAGAAGTGTGACATGACTGTTTTCTTGACTTGAAAACAAGAGGGCAGTGGAATTCTAAACTCTGTAGTTTCTGTGCCAGCAAGTACAGAGTTGGCATACTCAAGTTTGGAATGAAACGACAAAACTAGTATATTTATTGCTTGAATATTGAGGTATGGTCTGTTGGCACTGATCTGACAAATAGCCACATAAGCTGGATAATAAATATGAGTTACATGGTAGTCCAGGTACATGGTATTCAAGATGACAGCCGAAATTGCAGGCAAAAGATACAAAGGGGATGGTAAGGGTCCCCATACTGATGGAGGATAATCCAGAGATCAGAAGGGTTGGGGATATAAAAGCTTCTGTCATGTTCAATTTCAGTTTGATGTTGGCCATCCAAAACTTTGCAACTGTGATATAGCATTCCAGCCTTTTGATagtgttgtcagtgtcagagtTGCAGAATAATGCATACAGTTAGTCATAAAAATGACTGATTGGAAACAATGTGAAGCATAAGTCAGAacccaaatgaaaaaaacagatGGATCAGATGAAACATTATTCATAATTGACTGAGTGCAACTAATCAGTTTCCAGACTAGAGTAAAATGGTTGCATAGTTAACTGAactggcatctgaggcattgaAAAGTATTCTGTGATCAACAGTGTCAAATGCAGTACTGAGATCAAATAGAATCCAAACAgatctctcttttttgttttttagaagGGATCTTTCTACTGAATATTTGACAATGAGCATGCATAACATGCAtctaatttactttgtgtagaAGTGAGTGTGTCTTTTATATGCAaatgtgggtgcatggttgttgatttagtctatgcatgatttatataaaccactatgagcaaatctttggaaaggtgctatataaatactTGTTATGATAAGTATTATAATAAGTAAGCTAAATGATAAAATGCTgatgttggtgataatatgcaaaaGGGGGGCAACTAACTGGGGATGGAAACAGGATCCAGAAGCATAAATTCAGGGTGGCATAAATTCACTATTTGAGTAGAGAGGTGGTTCACTGGGGACAGATTTATTCCAGACTGACAGTAGAACCACCTTGATTAGTGCACTACTCAGATACTTTGATcaagaagaaatcagaaaaaaggtCTGCAGGATAGCTGAAAGAGAAGACTTTTGTTTCTCACTCGTGCTCGTGAGGTATTACAGTGGGAGAGATGAGAATGGAAATGAGGTTTTGGCCTGACCAACGATGAAGTGAACCACATTTTAGTTACAAATCCGTTTCAGAACAGCGAGTTATGACTTCAGCCAGTCTTTCAGCTTTACATTTCAACCCCATGAAGGCCTTTCTCTAATGACAGTAAATCATGGTTCACTCCTTGTGGATTTGAGATGGTAATGATGAACTGCTATGTGTTTGTCAGTACTAATTAAGAAACATGGAGGGTGTATCTAGACTGAAACATGATGAATAGATTTTGgaacattattattacaaaatttgattttagtaaatattacttaaatgataaaaaaagtcAATGGTTTAGCAGGTATCTGATGTTTTAATGATTATAGTTTAGTTTATGTTCTTGAAAGCACCTCTTAAATTTTGCTTTGTCCCATTTCTTGCAGCTTCCATTTGTGCTGCTAATGTGAGCAGATTTTATGATTTTGTAATATAACATTTACAAGTGTCAGTATATGGTTGCAGCTTTGGGGCAAGGAGAGGTAGGAAACCAGCTGTGGATGTTAACGCTTTGTGGATTACACATGCTTCATAGAGAGTCTGcttatctatctatctatctattcctcttcgtgcatcaggttgcacataaggcctcaaccagagtccgccaccgatgtcgatcggctgaaacacgctctaggtgaccccatgtccagccctttcctttcatctccctttccactgttcttctccaagtttcctttgggcggcctcgttttcttcggccgtctggagtccatcgtagggcgactctggaaaggtctgctgtctgctggcggagcacatgtccaatccatcgccaacgccttcgttgaacctgcgtggtgatggactcggtttcagttcttcggtggagttcttcgttggtgatggtgtttggccaaaagatgttaagtatgcgcctgaggcatctgttttggaagacgtcaagcttgttactgatggttttggtcatcttccaagattctgatccgtaaaggagggtgctgatcacatttgacttgaagattctcagcttgatcttctggctgatgttttttgccttccatgtgctcctgagtgaggcaaaggcctgactggctttcgccagtcgggctcgaatctccacctccgcatccccagtgtttgacattttggacccaagataggtgaaactgtcaacttcctcaatctcttctccatttagtttgatgctgtcttggactctggcgttcactctcatacttttcgttttctttgtgctgaccttcaagcaaggtttccagctgtttctgagaaggctttgttttttcctgtatgtcttggtggcggtgtgacagcagggcaatgtcatcagcaaagtccaagtcttccagcgctgttgttgctgtcatagtcatggtccatctgagccctctcctctcgctgtcggtggaagtcttcatgatccagtccatggccaggatgaagaggaacggcgacagaatgcagccctgcttcaccccagtactgacgttgaaggggtctgtaaGCTctctgtcacagacaacctgggatttgaaatcgctgtacagcattgcaatgacctgaacaagttttgcagggactccgtaatgcctcaggatcttccataaggactcgcggtggatgctgtcaaaagccttctccaggtcgatgaaattgatgtacagcggtgtgttccattcgttgctctgctccagaatctgtcgcagaatgaagatgtgtgttcggagcaggatcgcccagggcgaaatcctgcttgctgtggtcggaggtctttctcaagggttgccgtcagtcttgacaaaacaatcttgctgaagacttgctggtgagggaaagaagtgttatacccctccaattattgcagtctccaagatctcctttcttgggtaacttgaagatgagccctgtcttccatgcaacagggagctgccctgattcccaaatttgcctgaagatttcagtcagcttgggagctgtcacattcacgtctgctttcaacatctctgctgttattccatctgcccctggtgctttgccgctcttcattgtcttgactgctgctgtcacttcttccaggcttggtgggtctgtgcagatgtcaaggtctatagctgctggctggatgtctgcaagctggggggatctggtctgttcagaactgactcaaaatgctccctccagcgctgtagttttcctgcctctcctcgacgacattaccgttcacgtctttcactggcacatcactgttcttaaacccgtttttagctgtttgtttatcttgtacagtgtcttcaggtcatttttacttgctgcattttctgcttcatctgccagtttctctatgtgatatcttttgtcggttcttgccatcctctttacctctttgttcagttttgcatatctttgtctgtgttgttccttcaggcgttcagatctggtgctgttgattctttgtttggctgactttctctcttctatcttcttccatgtctcttctctgatccactgttctttcttatgctttttacgatcagctccaggcagcctcagaaagcgttccagcccacgacatgttgctcatcatcggcgatctcaatgccaaggtgggaagtgacaacacctgcagggagcatgtcatgggcaaacatggaatcggaaccatcaatgacaacggagagagactggcagacttttgtgaagaaaacacctactGATTggggcacactcttcccacacaaagacatccacaaggcaacatggacatcaccagatgggatcacaaagaccagatagaccatgtcatcatcaaccgaaaatggaggagctcacttcaagatgttagagctacagaggagcagacattgccagtgaccacactcttgtgatagccacagtttctctgaagctgcgtcgatcacgaggaaaacaggcacgtcagcagagagtggatccggcaaactaaaaatccagccaccgaaagggccttgctatggaagtaaagaacaggttccaggcactaggagaccaacaagagatgaccttagacgacttcaatcgagtcttacaggaatcaggagagaaaatactgggcttccaacggaaaaagaaagagtcTGCTTATGGGTTAATGTAATTCAAGAGCTGAAAATTTTTGTGTCAACAGAAATTTCACAGAAGAAAATTTAGTGGAAAAAATATGTGTCTACAATATTGTTCTGATCATCCCAAGcatatatttatagaaataaatgcAGATTTGCCAGTACCAGAGTACATATATGTGCATACATTTGAAATCTGGAAATGTATATTGTTGCTGGAAGAATGGGGGGAATCGCTGTTTTATGCCAAGAATGCATTTAAGGTATAGTTATGGCGAGGTAGCCAGCCATATACACAGATgccaaatgcagagaaagaacagcgtgcctttTATCACAGATAGGGCtacaaccctcactgtattgttgacaggtgctaaccgttgcgccaccagaccacCTTGCTCTCAGGAAATGTGCATACAAACTTTGAATAAAATTACATCATCTTTTCATAAATGTCCTCAGCATAAAAGGAACAGTAGAAcaagttaaaagaaattaaactcacataagcaaaacaaaccagtttttcattttttaatgtaattttccAAAGCAAGCATCAATGCTGCTCAAATTTGACATTAAAACAGACATCACATTTATTCTCTCAAAATTAATTGGTCACTGCACTATTTGTGCTATTTCagatgttaaataaatattcaaagttTGGTGAGCAAATCAGTCGATGGCTTAAATGACCAAGAACAGTCATATGCTTGTCATTTTCTCCTGTTCGAACTGAAACCACGTCCTGAAACAGGTAAAATATGTCACTTGCTGTAAATAACAAGGCAGGAAACAGACAAATTTATGAAACAGCGTGTAAATAACttggaaagaagaaaacccCTTTTTAATGGATGAAATACTTCAAAAGACAAAGCtaagtgcatttaaaaatacttgCTGCAAGAACTAAAGCCATTCAACACCCTTGATCTGAACTGTAACTATAGTCATCATACATGTTAACTCAATAGTAATCAGAATTACACTGTAAATAACCCAGGTCCAGTGAAATATAGCATTTCTTCTGTTGGATGATCAAATCTTTCCAGAGTTTTGGAAATGATTATCATtacaaatgacaatgttttcctatttttgAGTGGGAGTACTTagctgagaaaaaaacaaatagaatAGATCTTTCTAAATGCTTGCTTGTTCTTGCAAAGCAAGGCCTCACCTGTAAGAATCCACATGATGTACCCATAGTAACATCCAAGACGATGTCACCAAGCACCAGTTCTGCCTTTCCTGATTTCCGTACCCGTAATTTTCCTACGTATCCCTCAGAAAAGTGATCTAATGAACATGCACCCATTTTCTTTTCCAGCTGAAgccagaaagaaataaaaagaatatagtagcattaaaaaacaaataaatgatagAAACATAAAGCCTTGAACGTCATAAATTTGTTACTGGTAAAAATAACGTCAATAAATAATGCTATACATCAAATCACAAAAACCATTCTGGAGTGCTATGTGTATTGCAtcataaagatgttttgaaattAATCCTTAGTTTGAAACAGACGATCCTCTTGACTCTAGTGACAATGAAATGATGAGTATCACAATTTTGTTAGCAGCAGATAATGATACTAAAGGCACAGAAATATTCTCAAAGACAGCAAGAAACAGGGGTAACAAAACTTTAGATCGGAAGGTTAAGCATAAGAGAATCTTAACGTACCAaatcattttctctttaaattgtTACTCAAGCCTCTCAGGTGTaccatgcatgtgcacatgcacgcacaacCACTTTGTGTAAtctacattaacatttttttaagggaTATTTAATATAAATGGTTAAACAGACTCCAAGACAGGGCTCTCCATAGCAGTCAATCTTCAGCAAGATGCAACATTACTGGGGTATCTAGATGGATTTTCAGGTTTTCAGAATAGTTTTAATGTTGCCATTCTCTAGAAGCTTTCCTAAATTTAAAGAGCTTAAAGCCCTTTAACTGAAGTTTAAAGAAGTAAAAGGTCTATCTcctaaacgaaaaaaaaaaaaaaaacaacaaaaaacaaaaaacaaccaaaagcaATAACCAAACCTCAtcattctctctgttttctttgttggctGTGCCAGTGCTCCCATCACTAAGCCCTAGCTGAAGACCTTTAGGTACTCCTGGCAAAACATCTGGCAACTGGAGAAAAATAAGCTCCTCTTTCTCTGTTATatagacaaaaatgtgaaacttCCAAAagtttctgttgaaaaaaaatgttttaaagggcattttgttttgtttaaacagaatgaacaacaacaacaaaaaaaactccaacaaaaatcaatgtagcaaatgaaaactattaattttaaagtgatttttaaaaaattttaaaattttaaacatagCCAACATGAAAATTAGAGCTAGTGCACACTTTAACtgaacatcaaaaatattgttttggaAATGGATTTACCTGACTTTGCAACTGAGTTGAGCAAATAATTAACAGACATTCTATCCTCTTTTTTATGATGTATTGTTTCCTCCTTAGTAAATGAAGTGGGGGTTTGTGTTGGCTGATATTTGCTTCCTTCATTGTCACAATCCATAGGCTCTTCTTTTGACAAGGAAATAGGAAACAAATGCTTAAACATTCTTCTTTACTTACACTTTAAGGTCACTTTTAAgaatatacaattaaaaaagatGCAACATACTTAGCTGCAAACAAGTATAAATGAATGATATCATTGAATTTCTGATTGGCTTATTTTAAAGAGCCTTTTTGATCCGTCTCAATGCCACAGTTAGATCCATTACTCTGTGTATCTTTTGCCAGACAAAGCAGGCAGAAGTTAATCTTAATATCCTTTAAGCATTTTACTAACCCACTCTCTAGCCATGTATCTATAATTTCCTTCACTGTACTATATCTTTCTCATCTAGCAAAGAAGTCATGTTCTaacaaaaaaagtcattatgTTATTGACAGAAACGTGGATCAGAGATCGTGGTGATATGAGAGTGTCTGTGTTGATCTGACCCCAGTTAACTACAGTATATGGTCATTCCCCCTGTGCCAGTCACGAAGGTGGGATTGctgtgatatttaaaacatcTCTTGTGAGTCACCTTGCGTTTAGCACTGATCTTCCTTTTGTACACTCGTCATTTGACTTTGTTAATGCAAGACTTTTGTTGCCAGATTAGTGTTTATATAGACCACCACCCAACACCATCAACAAATTGACTGACAACCTGTACCTTGTCAGAATTTCTGCTTGACCACTGCAACAAGGATTAATGGCAAACCTGTGATCATAGGTGACTTTTGATGAAAATAACCATCCAAAAAGGATCATGGACCTGCTCAATATCTTCCCGTTCACCCAGTCAGTCACCGAGCCACTCACGTAAAAACTCAAATCCTGGATTGGGTGGTGCACAGACCTGTTGATCATGTCATACACATGGTTAATCTCTCAAATGTGCTCTTTTCAGATCACtattgtgtgtggtttgatCTGTCAGGCAGTCGCCCAGCAATGACACCTGTGTTTCGCACTCTGCATCTTCTTCATGTCATGgatatgtttatgtttcatg contains:
- the LOC112553603 gene encoding casein kinase I-like isoform X4, whose product is MELRVGNKYRLGRKIGSGSFGDIYLGTDISNGEEVAIKLECVKTKHPQLHIESKIYRMMQGGVGIPTIKWCGAEGDYNVMVMELLGPSLEDLFNFCSRKFSLKTVLLLADQLISRIEYIHSKNFIHRDVKPDNFLMGLGKKGNLVYLIDFGLAKKYRDARTHQHIPYRENKNLTGTARYASINTHLGIEQSRRDDMESLGYVFMYFLRGSLPWQGLKAATKRQKYERISEKKMSTPIEELCKGFPSEFATYLNFCRSLRFDDKPDYSYLRQLFRNLFHRQGFTYDYVFDWNMLKFGGRGTEELERDRKLHSSTARALQGTAMPSRGRPDQMALQGVPSPADFNNYLSESQC